A segment of the Geoanaerobacter pelophilus genome:
GGAAGACGGCCTCTTCAAGCACCGGCCTGAACCTGACTTGAAGGCATACCTAGATCTGGTGGCTCTTGGCACCATCGCCGATGTTGTGCCGCTGCAGGACGAAAACCGGATCCTTACTCGCATCGGGCTAAAGGTTCTGGAAACATCGTCACGTCCGGGAATAACCGCGCTCAAAGAGGTCGCGTCGGTGTCCGGAGAGGTGAGCTGCAGTAGCGTGGGGTTCAGGTTGGCACCACGGCTCAATGCCGCCGGGAGGCTTGAGGACGCCGCCTTGGGCGTGGAACTGCTCTTGTCCACTGACCTTACGGAAGCCCGCCGGATCGCTGCCGAGCTGGACGCGAGCAACGCGGAGCGGCAGGCGGTGGAGAAGGCGATCCTCCAGAGCGCCCTGCAGATGATAGCCGAGTCCCCTGAGATGGCGAACCGGCGCAGTATCGTGCTGGCGTCCGCGGAGTGGCATCCGGGCGTCATCGGCATTGTCGCCTCGCGGATTGTAGATATCTTTCACCGGCCGACAGTGCTCATCTCTCTGGAGCAGGGGAGTGGCCGAGGCTCTGGCAGGAGCATCCCCGGTTTTCATCTCTATCAGGCCCTTCACGCCTGTACTGACCATCTCCTCAGATTTGGCGGTCATCGTCAGGCGGCTGGTCTTGCCATCGACGAGTCGGCACTCGCTTCCTTTGTCGAACATTTCGACGAAGTGACGGCAGGAGAGCTGTCTGAGGAGGATCTTGTCCCCGAACTGCTTATCGACTCAGAACTGTGCCCCGGTGATATCTCTGTTGACCTGGCAGAGAAGGTTGCCGCGCTACACCCTTTTGGGATGGGAAACCCAGAGCCGCTTTTCCTGGTGCGGAATCTGCGCGTTGCCGATGCCAGGGTTCTCAAGGAAACACATATCAAACTGGTGCTGCAAGTAGCGGGACGACGTCTGGAGGCAATCGGCTTCGGCATGGCAGGCCGCACACTGCCAGAGTGTATTGACATCGCGGCCCAACTGCAGATTAATGTCTGGAACGGGAGAGCAAACCTGCAACTCAGAATTAAGGATTTTCGGGAGAGCTGCTGATGGAGAGAGACGAACGATTTGGCCGGGCCGACCGGGTGATCAAGGTTGGTTTCTGGATAAATGCCATATTGATGGTAATGAAGCTGCTGGCTGGTCACTACGGCAACTCTGAGGCAGTGTTTGCCGACGGGGTCGAGAGCGGTTGCGACTTCATCGCAATTCTCAGCACCATAATAGCCTTGAAGATAGGGCGCAAGCCATACGACGACAAACACCCATATGGTCATGGCAAGGCCGAGAGCATCTCGGCCATCATTGTCTCCCTGGTCATCTTTGCAACTGGCAGCGGCATTCTCTACAAGGCAGTGATGACCATTGTGAACAGAGACTATGCCGCGCCGCAGTTCATGGCGGTCATTGCGGCTTTTGCCACCATACTGATCAAGGAAGGGCTGTTTCGTTATACTCGCACAGTATCAAAGAAGCTTGAAAGCCCGGCAGTCGAGGCGATAGCCAAGGACCACCGCAAGGATGCCCTGACCTCGGTGGCCACTCTGGTCGGCGTCGGCGGTGCATACTTTGGCTTTGTGCTTATGGACCCGCTTGCCGCAGGACTGACCGCGTTCTTTATCTTCCATATCGGCTGGGAGACCTTTAGTGGTGCAGCGCACGATTTGATGGACGGTCAGCCGCCTGATGAACTCATCGCTGGGGTCACCGCGATTGCCGAAGGGGTTCCCGGCGTCGAACATGTCCACGAGATCCGGGGGCGACGCTCCGGCCAGTATCTCATCGTCGATCTTAAGCTCGATATGGACCCGTCGATGACCGTCAAGCAGTCGCATGACATCGCCACTGAGGTCAAGCGCCAGATCTTCGAGCGCTTCAGCAATGTCGGTGACGTGATGATTCATATCAATCCGCATGAAGAAGAGCATGAAGACTTGATACGACTATAACCACGCAGGATAAACATTGCCGAAGTAGTAACCGCCCCGGAGAAATCCGGGGTTTTTTTGTGCGTGGAAAGACGGTTCTGACAATTTGTAATTTAAATTTAATTTAATGTAAAACTTGAATTGCCGACACTTTCAGTAATAATTACGACAACTGAAAAAAATATCTAAAAGCGGCTAAACCTTTTGCTATCGGGGCCGATGAGAGATTAAAGGCCGCGGAATAGCTTGCT
Coding sequences within it:
- the recJ gene encoding single-stranded-DNA-specific exonuclease RecJ, giving the protein MQPVTEKRWKIREADEAAVALIAREQALKPDLARVLVNRGITTAAAAAAYLSPSLAGLHEPLLLRDMDRAVARLSQARLNGELVCIYGDYDVDGITSVALLVSFFREVGISVTYHIPRRLEDGYGLSTEGISRIASQGATVVVSVDCGVTAVEEARLAASLGIDLIITDHHTPGDTLPEAYAVINPLRPGCDFPFKGIAGVGVAFNLLMALRRRLREDGLFKHRPEPDLKAYLDLVALGTIADVVPLQDENRILTRIGLKVLETSSRPGITALKEVASVSGEVSCSSVGFRLAPRLNAAGRLEDAALGVELLLSTDLTEARRIAAELDASNAERQAVEKAILQSALQMIAESPEMANRRSIVLASAEWHPGVIGIVASRIVDIFHRPTVLISLEQGSGRGSGRSIPGFHLYQALHACTDHLLRFGGHRQAAGLAIDESALASFVEHFDEVTAGELSEEDLVPELLIDSELCPGDISVDLAEKVAALHPFGMGNPEPLFLVRNLRVADARVLKETHIKLVLQVAGRRLEAIGFGMAGRTLPECIDIAAQLQINVWNGRANLQLRIKDFRESC
- a CDS encoding cation diffusion facilitator family transporter, producing the protein MERDERFGRADRVIKVGFWINAILMVMKLLAGHYGNSEAVFADGVESGCDFIAILSTIIALKIGRKPYDDKHPYGHGKAESISAIIVSLVIFATGSGILYKAVMTIVNRDYAAPQFMAVIAAFATILIKEGLFRYTRTVSKKLESPAVEAIAKDHRKDALTSVATLVGVGGAYFGFVLMDPLAAGLTAFFIFHIGWETFSGAAHDLMDGQPPDELIAGVTAIAEGVPGVEHVHEIRGRRSGQYLIVDLKLDMDPSMTVKQSHDIATEVKRQIFERFSNVGDVMIHINPHEEEHEDLIRL